In a single window of the Raphanus sativus cultivar WK10039 chromosome 9, ASM80110v3, whole genome shotgun sequence genome:
- the LOC108827106 gene encoding protein indeterminate-domain 4, chloroplastic isoform X2: MASSSSYNASVVPSSSSSVQPLFLTGSGVGESDFDQKDTFMSIIQQPNSSAPPPKKRRNQPGNPNPDAEVVALSPKTIMATNRFICDVCKKGFQREQNLQLHRRGHNLPWKLKQKSTKEVKRKVYLCPEPTCVHHDPSRALGDLTGIKKHYYRKHGEKKWKCEKCSKRYAVQSDWKAHSKTCGTKEYRCDCGTIFSRRDSYITHRAFCDALIQETGRNPTMSFTSIAAASSGAGSGVFYGRLDGGRTLSHHHLSDHPNSGFPPLAGYNLNMASSENSRHFVPQTSNPNFLIQSSQGMLTLPNNSDQSFMNQQGLNQFDPLNNINSKSSTNNSFFNLGFFQENTKNSETSLPSLYRSDVLVHHPGESLNVGSNVSATALLQKATQMGSITSNDPSALFRGLASSSSNDFGEGQIMGNDNNGNLQGLMNSLVAANGGGAGGSGGNIFDVHFGNNANMSGSDKLTLDFLGVGGMVRNVNRGRGRGDVSLDGDLKFSEQNHPFGRS; this comes from the exons ATggcgtcatcatcatcatataacGCAAGCGTTGTTCCTTCATCATCCTCCTCGGTTCAGCCGCTCTTCCTCACTGGCTCCGGCGTCGGAGAGAGCGACTTTGACCAGAAAGATACTTTTATGTCAATAATTCAGCAACCTAACTCCTCAGCTCCACCACCCAAGAAACGAAGAAACCAACCCGGAAACCCAA ATCCTGATGCGGAAGTGGTAGCTTTATCTCCAAAGACAATAATGGCTACAAACAGGTTCATATGCGATGTATGCAAGAAAGGGTTTCAAAGAGAACAAAACCTACAGCTACACCGAAGAGGACACAATCTCCCTTGGAAGCTCAAACAGAAGTCAACCAAAGAAGTGAAGAGGAAAGTGTATCTTTGTCCGGAACCCACGTGCGTCCACCATGACCCCTCACGTGCTCTCGGAGACCTCACCGGAATCAAAAAGCACTATTACCGTAAACATGGAGAAAAGAAGTGGAAGTGCGAGAAATGCTCTAAGCGTTACGCTGTTCAATCGGATTGGAAAGCTCACTCTAAGACGTGTGGTACTAAAGAGTATCGATGTGACTGTGGTACCATCTTCTCTAG ACGCGATAGTTACATTACACACAGGGCTTTCTGTGATGCATTGATACAAGAGACTGGTAGAAACCCTACCATGAGCTTCACCTCAATAGCAGCTGCTAGCAGCGGCGCCGGCTCCGGTGTATTTTACGGGAGACTCGACGGTGGCAGGACTCTATCACACCACCATTTGAGTGACCATCCAAACTCTGGATTTCCGCCTCTCGCGGGTTACAACCTAAACATGGCATCTTCTGAAAATAGCAGACACTTTGTTCCGCAAACGTCAAACCCTAACTTCTTAATCCAATCGAGCCAAGGAATGCTGACTTTACCGAACAACAGCGATCAGAGTTTCATGAACCAACAAGGTCTAAACCAGTTTGATCCACTCAACAACATAAACTCCAAGAGTAGCACCAACAACAGCTTCTTCAACCTCGGATTCTTTCAAGAAAATACCAAGAACTCAGAGACGAGTCTTCCTTCTCTATATAGGTCCGACGTTCTTGTTCATCACCCTGGAGAAAGCTTGAACGTGGGTTCTAACGTGTCAGCCACGGCACTGCTTCAGAAAGCTACTCAAATGGGTTCCATCACAAGCAACGATCCCTCTGCTTTATTCAGAGGGTTAGCTTCTTCGTCAAGTAATGATTTTGGAGAAGGGCAGATTATGGGGAACGATAATAACGGTAATCTCCAAGGTCTAATGAACTCACTAGTGGCAGCAAATGGCGGTGGCGCCGGCGGATCCGGTGGCAATATATTTGATGTTCATTTCggaaacaatgcaaatatgagTGGCTCGGACAAGTTAACGTTAGATTTTCTTGGAGTTGGAGGAATGGTTAGAAATGTAAATCGCGGTCGTGGTCGTGGCGACGTTTCTTTGGATGGTGACCTGAAGTTTTCGGAGCAAAATCATCCATTTGGAAGATCTTGA
- the LOC108827106 gene encoding protein indeterminate-domain 4, chloroplastic isoform X1, which produces MTEMDLTYIYFSRSTYAILNKIEEEQKTRERSERERERERKGFEIFPYTQRRRSTKMASSSSYNASVVPSSSSSVQPLFLTGSGVGESDFDQKDTFMSIIQQPNSSAPPPKKRRNQPGNPNPDAEVVALSPKTIMATNRFICDVCKKGFQREQNLQLHRRGHNLPWKLKQKSTKEVKRKVYLCPEPTCVHHDPSRALGDLTGIKKHYYRKHGEKKWKCEKCSKRYAVQSDWKAHSKTCGTKEYRCDCGTIFSRRDSYITHRAFCDALIQETGRNPTMSFTSIAAASSGAGSGVFYGRLDGGRTLSHHHLSDHPNSGFPPLAGYNLNMASSENSRHFVPQTSNPNFLIQSSQGMLTLPNNSDQSFMNQQGLNQFDPLNNINSKSSTNNSFFNLGFFQENTKNSETSLPSLYRSDVLVHHPGESLNVGSNVSATALLQKATQMGSITSNDPSALFRGLASSSSNDFGEGQIMGNDNNGNLQGLMNSLVAANGGGAGGSGGNIFDVHFGNNANMSGSDKLTLDFLGVGGMVRNVNRGRGRGDVSLDGDLKFSEQNHPFGRS; this is translated from the exons ATGACAGAGATGGACCTTACCTACATATACTTTTCAAGATCCACATATGCCATATTAAACAAAattgaagaagaacaaaaaacaagagagagatcagagagagagagagagagagagagaaagggcTTTGAG ATATTTCCTTACACACAAAGAAGAAGATCTACTAAGATggcgtcatcatcatcatataacGCAAGCGTTGTTCCTTCATCATCCTCCTCGGTTCAGCCGCTCTTCCTCACTGGCTCCGGCGTCGGAGAGAGCGACTTTGACCAGAAAGATACTTTTATGTCAATAATTCAGCAACCTAACTCCTCAGCTCCACCACCCAAGAAACGAAGAAACCAACCCGGAAACCCAA ATCCTGATGCGGAAGTGGTAGCTTTATCTCCAAAGACAATAATGGCTACAAACAGGTTCATATGCGATGTATGCAAGAAAGGGTTTCAAAGAGAACAAAACCTACAGCTACACCGAAGAGGACACAATCTCCCTTGGAAGCTCAAACAGAAGTCAACCAAAGAAGTGAAGAGGAAAGTGTATCTTTGTCCGGAACCCACGTGCGTCCACCATGACCCCTCACGTGCTCTCGGAGACCTCACCGGAATCAAAAAGCACTATTACCGTAAACATGGAGAAAAGAAGTGGAAGTGCGAGAAATGCTCTAAGCGTTACGCTGTTCAATCGGATTGGAAAGCTCACTCTAAGACGTGTGGTACTAAAGAGTATCGATGTGACTGTGGTACCATCTTCTCTAG ACGCGATAGTTACATTACACACAGGGCTTTCTGTGATGCATTGATACAAGAGACTGGTAGAAACCCTACCATGAGCTTCACCTCAATAGCAGCTGCTAGCAGCGGCGCCGGCTCCGGTGTATTTTACGGGAGACTCGACGGTGGCAGGACTCTATCACACCACCATTTGAGTGACCATCCAAACTCTGGATTTCCGCCTCTCGCGGGTTACAACCTAAACATGGCATCTTCTGAAAATAGCAGACACTTTGTTCCGCAAACGTCAAACCCTAACTTCTTAATCCAATCGAGCCAAGGAATGCTGACTTTACCGAACAACAGCGATCAGAGTTTCATGAACCAACAAGGTCTAAACCAGTTTGATCCACTCAACAACATAAACTCCAAGAGTAGCACCAACAACAGCTTCTTCAACCTCGGATTCTTTCAAGAAAATACCAAGAACTCAGAGACGAGTCTTCCTTCTCTATATAGGTCCGACGTTCTTGTTCATCACCCTGGAGAAAGCTTGAACGTGGGTTCTAACGTGTCAGCCACGGCACTGCTTCAGAAAGCTACTCAAATGGGTTCCATCACAAGCAACGATCCCTCTGCTTTATTCAGAGGGTTAGCTTCTTCGTCAAGTAATGATTTTGGAGAAGGGCAGATTATGGGGAACGATAATAACGGTAATCTCCAAGGTCTAATGAACTCACTAGTGGCAGCAAATGGCGGTGGCGCCGGCGGATCCGGTGGCAATATATTTGATGTTCATTTCggaaacaatgcaaatatgagTGGCTCGGACAAGTTAACGTTAGATTTTCTTGGAGTTGGAGGAATGGTTAGAAATGTAAATCGCGGTCGTGGTCGTGGCGACGTTTCTTTGGATGGTGACCTGAAGTTTTCGGAGCAAAATCATCCATTTGGAAGATCTTGA